In one window of Gymnogyps californianus isolate 813 chromosome 9, ASM1813914v2, whole genome shotgun sequence DNA:
- the LONRF3 gene encoding LON peptidase N-terminal domain and RING finger protein 3, giving the protein MGSHLPPPQQQQRPEPQLVLQLAAGALQAPNLELSGGGLGPEWQVLLGRADALAYGGRLHEALPLYQLASRHQQLRAEQLEKLVECLAQSVRIKEGLPAAGSGPPQPREWDVFRCRKCQGFLFEPVSLPCGHTFCKKCLERDRAAESRCVLCKEEGSAAAGQLLRVNVILSNLLAKWFPCQVKASQLRHEGNLLYKEKKLQAALQKYNEAVSLAPNDHLLYSNRSQINSTLKACEDALHDAETACRLQPYWLKGHLRKGQALANLGKTEEALREFLFCLALDTGNKTAKSEAQKLLLSLFSLIPGNAQEHLPDILQLLSHHSRLKGNLLNSVGSGGTSHNLQRLLKVNVEQKKGFPIQEEPNVTTSGSLRKSVQITESKKDCSEEENKLTSMPESTFLISEKCSLLKRKCCSEEMRNAEVPCKLMKKDTIDTKGNSTGQHIPFEFVDPSDLDCSLCMRLFYEPVTTPCGHTFCLKCLERCLDHNPKCPLCKEGLSECLAMRKYCKTVLMEELIARYLPEELTERRKIYEEEIAELSNLNKNVPIFVCTMAYPTVPCPLHIFEPCYRLMIRRCMETGTKQFGMCISDPVKGFADYGCILEIRNVEFFADGRSVVDSIGKRRFKVIQHSQRDGYNTADIEYIEDQKVQGQEYAALLVLHDAVYDQAYMWFNSLKQALKSRILSHFGPMPAKDPDPQANPNGPAWCWWVLAVLPLENRAQLPFLAMKSLKDRLNGIRRVLTFMSRTRSR; this is encoded by the exons atgggcTCCCACCTGCCGccgccacagcagcagcagcgcccgGAGCCCCagctggtgctgcagctggCGGCCGGGGCTCTGCAGGCGCCGAACTTGGAGCTGTCGGGCGGCGGCCTGGGGCCCGAGTGGCAGGTGCTGCTCGGGCGGGCCGACGCGCTCGCCTACGGCGGGCGGCTGCACGAAGCCCTGCCGCTCTACCAGCTGGCGTCCCGCCACCAGCAGCTGCGGGCGgagcagctggagaagctggtggAGTGCCTGGCGCAGAGCGTCCGGATCAAAGAggggctgcccgccgccgggagcggccccccgcagccccgcgaGTGGGACGTCTTCAGGTGCCGCAAATGCCAGGGCTTCCTCTTCGAGCCCGTTTCCTTGCCTTGCGGACACACGTTCTGCAAAAAGTGCCTGGAGAGGGACCGGGCGGCCGAGTCCCGCTGCGTCCTGTGCAAGGAGGAgggcagcgcggcggccggGCAGCTCCTGCGGGTCAATGTCATCCTCAGCAACCTGCTGGCCAAGTGGTTCCCCTGCCAAGTGAAGGCTTCGCAGCTCCGGCACGAAGGGAACCTCTTGTACAAGGAGAAGAAGCTACAAGCCGCCCTGCAGAAGTACAACGAAGCGGTCAGCCTAG CTCCAAATGACCACTTACTATACAGCAACCGGTCCCAGATTAACTCTACTTTGAAAGCTTGTGAAGATGCGTTGCATGATGCAGAAACAGCATGCAGACTCCAGCCATACTGGTTGAAA GGTCACCTAAGGAAAGGACAAGCATTAGCTAATctggggaaaacagaagaagcTTTAAGAGAGTTTCTATTCTGCCTTGCTCTAGATACTGGGAACAAGACGGCCAAGTCTGAGGCACAAAAG CTTCTACTTAGTTTGTTTTCACTCATCCCGGGAAATGCTCAGGAACACTTACCTGATATCCTGCAGCTGTTGTCACATCACTCTAGATTAAAGGGGAATCTCCTAAATTCAGTGGGATCTGGAGGCACCAGCCATAACCTACAAAGGTTGCTCAAG GTAAATGTGGAACAGAAAAAGGGTTTTCCCATTCAAGAGGAACCAAATGTAACTACTTCTGGTAGTTTGAGGAAATCTGTACAAATTACAGAGAGCAAAAAGGACTGCTCAGAGGAGGAGAACAAACTCACCTCCATGCCAGAGTCCACCTTTCTCATTTCTGAGAAGTGCAGCCTCCTGAAAAGGAAGTGCTGCTCAGAGGAGATGCGAAACGCTGAGGTACCCTGCAAACTGATGAAGAAAG ATACAATTGATACTAAGGGAAATAGTACTGGACAACATATTCCTTTTGAATTTGTGGATCCATCAGATTTGGACTGCTCCCTATGTATGAG GCTCTTCTATGAACCTGTCACTACACCTTGTGGACACACCTTCTGTCTCAAATGTCTTGAGAGATGCCTGGATCACAACCCAAAATGTCCTCTCTGCAAGGAAGGGCTCTCGGAG TGCTTGGCTATGaggaaatactgtaaaacagTACTAATGGAGGAGTTAATAGCTAGATATCTTCCAGAGGAActcactgaaagaagaaagatttatgAAGAGGAAATAGCAGAGCTTTCCAA ccTAAATAAGAATGTTCCTATATTTGTCTGCACAATGGCTTATCCTACAGTCCCATGCCCTTTGCACATCTTTGAGCCATGTTATCGCCTGATGATTCGAAGGTGCATGGAGACTGGCACCAAACAATTTGGAATGTGCATCAGCGACCCTGTAAAGGG GTTTGCAGATTACGGCTGCATTCTGGAGATAAGAAATGTTGAATTCTTTGCTGATGGTCGCTCTGTTGTAGACAGCATTGGCAAGAGGAGATTTAAGGTGATACAGCACAGCCAGCGTGATGGCTATAATACAGCGGATATTGAGTACATTGAGGATCAAAAG GTGCAAGGACAAGAGTATGCTGCATTACTTGTTCTCCATGATGCTGTCTATGATCAGGCATATATGTGGTTTAACTCCCTCAAGCAAGCACTCAAAAGCCGAATTCTCAGTCACTTTGGTCCAATGCCAGCTAAGGATCCTGACCCACAG GCTAACCCTAACGGGCCAGCCTGGTGCTGGTGGGTCCTAGCTGTCCTTCCACTTGAGAACAGAGCTCAACTCCCTTTCCTTGCCATGAAATCCCTCAAAGACCGCTTGAATGGCATCAGACGTGTCCTTACATTCATGTCTCGTACAAGGTCACGGTGA